The Arvicanthis niloticus isolate mArvNil1 chromosome 9, mArvNil1.pat.X, whole genome shotgun sequence genomic interval GCGGTGATTCACGCCCTGCAGACTTCCCAAGACAACGTGCAGTGCCGGAAGGCCAGCTTTGAGCTCTATGGGGCTGACTTTGTGTTTGGGGAAGACTTCCAGCCCTGGTTGATTGAGATCAATGCCAGCCCTACCATGGCACCTTCCACAGCTGTCACTGCCCGCCTCTGTGCTGGTGTGCAGGCAGATACCCTGCGCGTGGTCATCGACCGGCGCCTGGACCGCAGCTGTGACACAGGAGCCTTTGAACTCATCTATAAGCAGGTAGGATGCTCCAGCACTTGTAAGATGCCCCAGCACTTCCCACAGGcagcctcctgggatctgctggGAGACCGTTCAAGACcagggttcctgtcctgaccccAACAAGTGTCTTAAAACAGACATTTCCCTCTGGCCTGACTCATCTATGACCTGGAGGTTACTGTCTTCTGAGGGTCCTTAATGCCATGAGTTTATATTCATAGATATTTGCAGAGGCTCTGGGACCTCCTCAGCCTCCAATCAAAATTCCAAGCTTCTAGGTAGcctcatttcctttaaaataagaCTGCAACTGGCTCCTCCTTCGTGTGCTGAGGATAGAGTGGTTTGCTCTGCCTCCAGGGCTTTGCTAGGGTACCTAGATAGAGGACACAAAGGACAGCTCTAACTACTGTACTTGCTCAATAATGTTGTTGGAAGCTCCATCAACTGCAAGGCCTATCAAGAGTCGATTACTAGTGTCTTACTATTGCTATAATAATTACTATATTATTCatctttttcaaaaaacaaatttgATCTTGCTTATCTATAAGTATAGGATTTTTTTAGAATCAGccaaaaacattgttttattgcttgttagtttttttttttgagacgggggttTACTGTAGATAGTctaggctggccaggaacttacACTGTTGCccaggctatcctgaaactcatactatttctcctgcttcaagcttcccaagtactaagattataGATAAGAGTCATGACACCCAGCTTGGAAACAAACAATCTAACCAAGCCCGCTCTCCACAGTGCCACAGTCTCCCAGCAGTTTATCTGAGTTCTGAATCCATCAATGAGGAGTCATCCATTAGGTCAAAGGCCCTCTGGGGGTTCTAGAGACACCTCAGGGGCGTGCTTTATAAATACCCTAGACTTTCCTGTCCAGTCTAGATGATGATGTGATTAGCCATCCTAGCTACACATATAAGactcaacctcctacctcctagtATTCAGGAGGCTGCAAAAGGGATCACTTTGAGTTCAAGGAAAGTTTGGGTTACAtagagtcccaggctagcctgggctttatatagtgagaccctatttcaaaacaacAATCATACaaatacaactttaaaagaaTGAGTTTTTTTAGGAGTTTCTGAATTCTGAGAGCAGTTTTTAAGTAGGAGTCTTCCAGCTAGGATGTGTGAAGGTTTGCTACAGGAAAGCAGGGTCCTGACCACATGACCTGAGTCTGAACCTGTGGGCTGTTACCCTCTGAGAGTCAAATGACCTTTTTACAAgtgtcacctaagaccatcccgtatattagatatttacattacaactcaaaccagagcaaaattacagttatggagtagcaatgaaaataattttatggttgtgggtgttaccacaacatgaggatcgGTATTCAagtattagaaaggttgagaaccacagtcttgttttgttttttcagttttttgagacagggtttctctgtgtagccctggctgtcctggaactcactctgtagaccaggctgaccttgaactcagaaatccacctgcctctgcctcccaagtgctgggattaaaggcgtgtgccaccactgcccagtgaacCACAGTCTTAGAATAAGTTCTGGCAATAGGGTGTAGTTTTTGTTAAGGATGTATGTCTTCCTAGGTGTTAGGGATGGAATTCAGGGCCCTGCATGCTAGGCATGTGTAGAACTATTGACTTACAGCTCtggctttaaaaaatgtaaaggagGAAATACAAACAGTGTATATATACACCTGTAATACGCAAGTTCacaaccagcctggtctacaaggtcaGTTCAGCAGGGAGtttacagtgagaccctgtaacAAACAAACAGCATAATCATGGAAGAGGGCAGAGGAAAGGGGAAcaacatacctgtaatctcagtatttaGGAGGCTgcggcaggaggatcagaagtttaaggtcattcttgACAATatagtgagcttgaggccaacctgggctacatgaggccttgtttcagaataaacaaacaaacaactgaatgGCTGGATGCCTGGAAAGATCAAGCCAGGCATTTTTTCGGATGTCCTTTGTCCCCACATATCTTTTATTACTGATCTGTTTCTGAGGCCAGTATGTGTCCAGAGTGGTCACACGGGTGGCTTTGTCTCTCTGATCTTCTTTGATCTAGGACAGCTCCACTGTTTCCTTTTTGGCATCCTGATCCTTTGGAGGCCAGGCTGGCCAGCCTGTAGTACTGTCCCACATTCTGTCTTATCTGATTGTCTCCTTGTGCTGTTCAGCTCGGTCTGTTTTCTGACTATCCTGTAAACTAGAAAATAGGTTAACAACTTGATGAGGTTCAGGGTAGAGATTTTTGGCAAAAAACAACCACTTACGTGATACTGGGCACCTCGTCTGTCTGTCACAAGGCATGCCAGCAGACTCTCCTAAGGCCAAATCTGACCTTGGGCTAAGGTGACTGTcatccttttttttatttattatattacttttgtgtttgagtttgtatatgtgtgcagttGCACACGCCACAACACACAtctgcaggtcagaggacaacttgtgagagtcagttctctccttctaccccaTGGGTcttgaggattgaactcagcaAGTACCTTTCTCTCAACACTGTCCCCTGCCCCAAAATTCCTAATTACTTTGTCCATAtgtccattttctgttgctaacGGCATAATGCCAcgcaccagtggttctcaacctttgggtttcgacccctttgggagtcaaatgatcctttcacaggggtctcctaaGACCAATCTGAATAtgagatatttatgttatgattcatcaCTGTAggaaaattacaggtatgaaatAGCAATGGCATAATTTGATGGTTGGGTGTCACCATACCAtcaggaactgttttaaagggtcacagcattaggaaggttgagaaccactgccataaaCAGTTTAAGTTATAAAGTAAATAAGCTGGattaggagatggctcagcagttaaaagtagtAGACTACTCTTAAAGATGACCCAAGTTCACgtctcagcacccatgtctggCAGCTCACTATGGCCTGTAACTTTCCCTATTCTTAGAAAGCTACTCTGGGCCTTGAGGCCTCGTTACCTCCCTCTTCTTGGTATTCACAATGGGAATTTCATCTCCACATAGGAAGCCATGGTTCAGTTCTATCCATCTCTGGCTGCCCATGTCCTGAAACCGCTCACATTCTAACAAACGCCAGAAGTTGCCTTGGTGGGCAGTGGTTGAGTGCTTGTCTGCATGGCTCTGGTTCTCTGCTTTTCTTGCTCCCTAGGGCTCCATGACTGTAAGTCCTCTAACTCCCTTGAGGATGTAAGGAGCTTCTTGTTTCTCAGATGTGCCTCTTGACCAGACACCCCAGAAATTGGTTCCATCTATCTTTGCCTTAGGCCCTGGTTTCTAGCACTAGTGTCTGAGATGGCCTTGTTCTCTCCTGTCCACAGCCTGCTGTGGAGGTGCCCCAGTACGTAGGTATCCGGCTCGTAGTGGAGGGCTCTACCATCAAGAAGCCTGTGCCCGTGGGTCATCGGCGGACAGGGGTCCGCTCATCACTCCCTCAACTACTGACCCAGCAAGGCTCTGCGGAAAGCAAGGACTCAGGCTCCCCTACTCAGAGGTCAGCTTCTAGGAAAAATGCTAGGGCTGAGAGCCTGGGACACGCCGAGAAGCCAGAAACTACTGCTACCACCTCGGTCCCcggaaaggggaagaaaggcaaggcaaaaaGTGCCACAGCCCTGGTCTGCCTCACCCTCCAGAAGTGGGAGTCCCCTAACCTCAGGGTGGGCCATATTTTCAACAGATCATGGGGTATGAAAAAGCCTGAGGCCTGGGGTAATACCACATTCCCTGAATACCCCCGTCCTAAGGCCATTGCTACCCGCTCTCCAAGCCCTTCCCAAGTGTCTGGGCTTACCCTCCTGCCAGAAGGCCACGAATGATAGCAAGTACGAGACTGCCTACCAagtgtttttaaatatacaacCAAATGAGTATTCCAAAGTAGTCACCCTGCCAGGCAGTTAGACCAGAAGATGCCAGGGCTTGGTCCTGGAGTGCGCGTCCCGAGAGTCCAGACCTCTGCTGCTGTCTTAGCCGGCTTtgccctccctcttctctggAGAAAGGCACTGCCACCAAGCCCTTCCTGTGCCCCCTTAGCCCTCACAACACCCTAGTGAGGTAGCTGCTATTGTCCCCATTTTCCAGCCGAGGTAGCAGGAAGTTTAAGGACGTTGCCCGAGGTTGCACAGCTCAGAAGGGGCAGAGCTGGGATGCAGACCCAGGTCTGTTGGACCCCCAACCCTGTGTTCTTCCCACTGCCTctggaggaggaactgggaggggcTCCATCTGCCCacacctcccatcccccacctctgcACATACCCTATGGGACAGCTGGTCAGGCTGAGGCCTAGCCCAGCCCTcacagcttcccttcccccacagcccCTTTCCACTTCCCTAGCCTCCATGACAAGGCCTGGCTGCCTTCTCCCTGTGTGCACCGACCCCAGAGCCGGGTCCTCAGACTCCAGCATGGCCAGCTGGTGGGCTCTAAGGCTCTGTCAACCACAGGCAAGGCCTTGATGACTCTACCTACTGCCAAGGTTCTGATGTCCTTCCAACCTCACCCTGATCTCGAGCTGGCACCTAGCATGCTGAAGCCAGGAAAGGTGGGCTTCGAGCTGCGCTGCACACCCTGGCGGGTAGTACTGAGCAGTGGGATCGGGGAAGAAGGGCGCAGGCAGAGGGCAGCGCCCAGACCAAGCAGTGCACCAGGGAAGGGCTTGTCTTCCACAGAACCCTGTTTCAAGACAGAGGCCTgatcatctctctcttcctcccctcctttgtACCGAGGCTGCTAATCCCCCGCACCTTCGAGGCCCCCACTTTGGAAATGCCTTGTGGCCTCTGCCCTTTGAAGCGGGACttcttcctagcacccacaggaaAGTCAAGGCCaaaggcaagttcaaggccagactcgGCAACACACCCAGGGCTGAGGCATACCCCAAGAAGAGGCTGGGCCTCCCCAGTCCCTTCACCCTTATTTTGGTGTCCCGAGGCCTGAGGCCCATAGGGGCTACGAAGCTAGAGAAGCCCCTGCTCTGATCTTCATTGCCCTATTCTGGATCCagcatcaaataaaaaaaaaaaaaacaaaaaacaagtgaaGTTCTCTGGGCTTGGCTTGGATAATTGAGGCAGGGCTCAAACAAGAGCTGATCATCAGAGTCTCCATCAAAGGCCCACAATCCCCTAGTGATGGGAAgtcttagggtgtgtgtgtgtgggggggggaagccTGCACTATACAGATGAGGAGACTGAGTCTGAGCAAGGACACATGGCTTGCAAATGGTAGTATATGGAAGGCCAGCCATCAAGGGTGCCTTCCTCCCAAGGACAAGCTAGGCTGGCAGAATAGTTTCTGGTGAGCACAGAACATTAGGACAAAAGGTAGGCTTTCCTGAACCTCAGCTCTTCTCTAGAGGGTATAGGTCTGTTTCTTCCCTCTGTGAAGGGGTAGTCAAGCCACCTAAAACTGGAAGACCTAAGAAACACACCCAGGTGAAGCATGGCATTTCCTACCTGTGGAGGGTTGGCTGGTCCTCCAAAGCAGTGTCTAGCTGTAGCCTGTGAACGTGTTGTGGGTGGAGAGGGGTGCTGACATTGAAAGAGCTGTGTCCTTCAAAGTCAGAAGAGCTCATGCCCGTGCAGCggtgcatgcctgtcatcccagaactcgggaggcagaggcaggcaaagctCTGAGCTCCAgtccagccagggatacatggaGAGACCgggtctcaaaaccaaaccaacctcCTCCTGGTCAGGAGTACAGCAGATGCCACCTCCTGACCTGACCGCTGTTCACTTGAGCAGAGCGCACAGTCCCTGGTAAACATTCGCTTTCTCATTTTTGGTAAACCAGACCGTGAGGtagaacttttattattttaagtccaGAGAGAAGACACCTGCCCAATGCCACACAGCAATCAAGTGGCCTCTCTGGGATTTGATCTTAGTGTGTCGGACCAAGGAGCCCAGGGCCTTGGCTGTGCTTAGCACCAAACTCTCTGTCTTCCTATTTTTCCAACTGGGGGTCAGGCACAGTCTACTGTTGAGAGAGCTGAAGGCACTGCAGGGTCCGAGAGAAGTAAGCGGGCAGGGGTGCCAAAAGTTCACTAGGGGGGTCCTTGGGACCGGTGCCTGGGAGGAGGAGgcggtgcaggtgcaggtgcaaaGGCATCTGGGCCACTTGGGAAGGACTCAGTTGGAGGTGTCTGAGCAGGGCTTCATCCAGGACCTGGGATGGGAAAGACAGCGACCATCTAAGTTCTAGCCAGAGGAGCACCCAGCTGTCATGAACAGAGGGACCTGCAGGACCTTCCTGGTCTGTCACTGTGATAATTTTCTCTATAGACAGGCAGAGttttcttcagcttcttctgTGTTTAGTGAAGCCATGTGATTAAGCCTCTGGCCAATGGGATTCGAGAGGCGGTGCACAGACCTGGCCCTCAAAGCCCCAATTCATACAAACCTCCAGCCTCCCCTTCTGGCCAGAAAGTAATATTGGTCCTAAGTGGCTGGCTAGAGCCAGTTCGCTCCTGCTGCACTCCCATTCACTGGACTCAACTCGAGGAAGGCATGATGCACAAGTGCTCAAAAGGATAGTAGAACCTGAGGACCTGTGAGGTCAGCCTCCACCTTCTTCAGCTCATGAACAGGAGGAGGCCTGAGCCACACAGCAACCACAGGGACACAAGTGGCCCCAGAGACCAAGCCATCTGTCTCCTAGTCCGAATGTGCATGGTATCTGGAGACACAGTCCCAGCAACCCACAAAGAGCAGGCATACGGGGCCAGGGGACCTACCTGTCTCTGGGGCTTGGTGGTCTCCGCTGGCCACAGAAAACGCTGGCCCAGAACAGTGCCTACACGAGCAGCATAGGTGTGGTCCCCAAGAATCGGGCAGAGCTGTAGAACCATGTGCacctgcagctgcctggggaagaCTGAAAGGTGGGGGGCTGGGAGGCGGTTGCCCTTCCTGGCTGTGCAGTACTGCCCCCATCCCTAGATTGTATGGGTCTGAGATATTGTATTGTATGCTCTGTATCGTAtgctctgcctccagagaggATCATGAGAATATAACAATGGTAGCTGACAACCCACCCAGCCTGGAGGGTCCAACCCTACAGAACTAAAGCCTCTAGGAATAAGGATGTGTGCTAGGTGGCAGACTGTGGGTGTGCACCTAAAACTGCTGCCTCCCGCTGAGCCCAGTCTTGTACCCTTGGGGTCCACCAAATGCTCCCTGGGTGTTACCAAGCACTGCCTTCCTCACTGGGCTCATATCCCCAGCAGAGCACTGTTCAGACCCACCTGTCAGAGGCTGTAGCTGGACCAGGGCACAGCCACACCCCGTGGCCATCACGTGGAAACGGCTGAGGGTCCTTTTGACACCTTCCTGGATGTCCTTTCGAGATGGGGACGTCACTGGGACTGCCTAGGGTACCGGTCAAGAATGACTTAACACATACCTAGGTCTCTGTTGAGCCAGCCCTGCTGCCAGTTGACTCGGGATAGGGCCTCAGCAACGGCAGCAACCATTCGCCCGTTAGGAGACAGCAGTGGAACTAGCCACCGCATGCACAGCCTAGACTCCTCTGTAAGGCAAAAGCTGAAAGGGACACCTCTTCCCTGGTGGTCTCTGACTTACAAGGTCAATGCCATCCATTCGTTCCAGCTTCAGAGCCATGTGGACTGTCCCCTCAGAAGGCTCAGGGATGCCATCAGTGATGGcactaagaaagagaaaggaggtctCAGAGCAGCCAGGCAGGACCTTGCCTGGGCCCTGGGAGTGACCCTGCACCTCTCACCAGTAggtggctgtgggtctctgggcTCTCCTTGAGTGGGTAAAAAACTTCTGCAGGCGGCTTGTTGTCTGGGGACAGCTGGAGAGGAGCACAAGCCCAGAGGCCTCCCTGGAAGAAGGGGACAAATCACATAAA includes:
- the Rpusd3 gene encoding mitochondrial mRNA pseudouridine synthase RPUSD3 isoform X2; its protein translation is MGSLRTLRCVSVVWRPGLGSCAPRRNAGFGTEARKRKDLVEDQPFPGLLRTENLGLEELAHVLRAAVVDQKGPLVTLNKPQGLPVTGKPGELTLLSVLPQLSQALGIEHQELQVVRASGKEASGLVLLSSCPQTTSRLQKFFTHSRRAQRPTATYCAITDGIPEPSEGTVHMALKLERMDGIDLAVPVTSPSRKDIQEGVKRTLSRFHVMATGCGCALVQLQPLTVFPRQLQVHMVLQLCPILGDHTYAARVGTVLGQRFLWPAETTKPQRQVLDEALLRHLQLSPSQVAQMPLHLHLHRLLLPGTGPKDPPSELLAPLPAYFSRTLQCLQLSQQ
- the Rpusd3 gene encoding mitochondrial mRNA pseudouridine synthase RPUSD3 isoform X1; amino-acid sequence: MGSLRTLRCVSVVWRPGLGSCAPRRNAGFGTEARRRSQPHCSSKRKDLVEDQPFPGLLRTENLGLEELAHVLRAAVVDQKGPLVTLNKPQGLPVTGKPGELTLLSVLPQLSQALGIEHQELQVVRASGKEASGLVLLSSCPQTTSRLQKFFTHSRRAQRPTATYCAITDGIPEPSEGTVHMALKLERMDGIDLAVPVTSPSRKDIQEGVKRTLSRFHVMATGCGCALVQLQPLTVFPRQLQVHMVLQLCPILGDHTYAARVGTVLGQRFLWPAETTKPQRQVLDEALLRHLQLSPSQVAQMPLHLHLHRLLLPGTGPKDPPSELLAPLPAYFSRTLQCLQLSQQ